A window of Desulfovibrio sp. X2 contains these coding sequences:
- a CDS encoding DsrE/DsrF/DrsH-like family protein encodes MAENETAKAAGAKERAAFICTHDTLDGAYPSLVLGINAARLGMESKIFYSFMGLNMVLDGGAERAKFIPPGVMGAIPGMSTIATGMMKKKIEKANIPNLAELQEMAMLEGVELIACKMTVDMMEIDESKLIPGVIVWNAEDFLRYAKDCKICLFT; translated from the coding sequence ATGGCGGAGAATGAGACCGCAAAGGCGGCCGGGGCCAAGGAGCGTGCTGCGTTCATCTGCACCCACGACACCCTGGACGGAGCCTATCCCTCGCTGGTGCTCGGCATCAACGCGGCCCGGCTCGGCATGGAGAGCAAGATCTTCTACAGCTTCATGGGGCTCAACATGGTCCTGGACGGCGGGGCCGAGCGGGCCAAGTTCATCCCGCCGGGCGTCATGGGCGCCATCCCGGGCATGTCCACCATCGCCACGGGCATGATGAAGAAGAAGATCGAGAAGGCCAACATCCCGAACCTGGCCGAGCTGCAGGAGATGGCCATGCTCGAGGGCGTGGAGCTCATCGCCTGCAAGATGACCGTGGACATGATGGAGATCGACGAGAGCAAGCTGATCCCCGGGGTCATCGTCTGGAACGCGGAGGATTTCCTGCGTTACGCCAAGGACTGCAAGATCTGCCTGTTCACCTGA
- the pstC gene encoding phosphate ABC transporter permease subunit PstC, translating to MRRSTREKCIHGTFFTVALVSILILALICIFLFMEGAPIVKATSITDFLFGSEWYPTFDPPSFGILPLIVASILVTALSSLIAIPLGVMTAVYLAEIARPGVRAFFKPVIELLAALPSVVIGFFGMVVVAPFLQNYLDVWVGYNLFNASLMLAFMSVPTICSISEDAIYSVPRELKEASLALGSTHWQTIYRVILPASITGISTGTILGMSRAIGETMVVLMVAGGAAAIPTSIFDPVRPMPASIAAEMGETPYGSDHYHALFAIGIVLFVMTLLFNVVADYIAEKNKQIGSATL from the coding sequence ATGCGTAGAAGCACGAGAGAGAAATGCATCCACGGCACCTTCTTCACGGTCGCCCTGGTGTCCATTCTCATCCTGGCCCTGATCTGCATCTTCCTGTTCATGGAAGGGGCTCCCATCGTCAAGGCCACCTCGATCACCGACTTCCTCTTCGGCAGCGAGTGGTACCCGACCTTCGACCCGCCGTCCTTCGGCATCCTGCCGCTCATCGTGGCCTCCATCCTGGTCACGGCGCTCTCCTCGCTCATCGCCATCCCGCTCGGCGTGATGACCGCCGTGTACCTGGCCGAGATCGCGCGGCCGGGCGTGCGCGCCTTCTTCAAGCCGGTCATCGAGCTTCTGGCCGCGCTGCCCTCGGTGGTCATCGGCTTCTTCGGCATGGTCGTGGTCGCGCCCTTCCTGCAGAACTACCTGGACGTCTGGGTCGGCTACAACCTCTTCAACGCCTCGCTCATGCTGGCCTTCATGTCCGTGCCCACCATCTGCTCCATCTCCGAGGACGCCATCTACAGCGTGCCGCGCGAGCTCAAGGAGGCCTCCCTGGCGCTCGGCTCCACGCACTGGCAGACCATCTACCGCGTGATCCTGCCCGCCAGCATCACCGGCATCAGCACGGGCACCATCCTCGGCATGTCCCGCGCCATCGGCGAGACCATGGTCGTGCTCATGGTCGCGGGCGGCGCGGCGGCCATCCCGACCTCCATCTTCGACCCGGTGCGCCCCATGCCCGCCTCCATCGCCGCGGAGATGGGCGAGACGCCCTACGGATCGGACCATTACCATGCCCTGTTCGCCATCGGCATCGTGCTCTTCGTCATGACCCTGCTCTTCAACGTGGTGGCCGACTACATCGCCGAGAAGAACAAGCAGATCGGGTCCGCCACCCTCTAA
- the pstA gene encoding phosphate ABC transporter permease PstA, which yields MERIFFTLFRTAAGINGLALAIICSFLLVRGLPAINWTFLTQAPYDSMTKGGILPCIVGTAVLSLGSLLVAFPLGVGTAIYLNEYARAPRLVRIIRLGINNLAGVPSVVFGLFGLAFFVITLGLGVSILAGCLTLGFLTLPVIIGTAEEALRSVPQTYREASLGLGATKFQTIVRVVLPAALPGMLTGCILGISRAAGETAAIMFTAAVFYTPEMPKSILSPVMALPYHIYVLATAGTNIDKTRPLQYGTALVLIGLVFGMNLFAVWLRARLQKRR from the coding sequence GTGGAGCGGATCTTCTTCACCCTGTTCCGCACCGCCGCGGGCATCAACGGCCTGGCCCTGGCCATCATCTGCTCCTTCCTCCTGGTGCGGGGCCTGCCCGCCATCAACTGGACCTTCCTCACCCAGGCGCCGTACGACTCCATGACCAAGGGCGGCATCCTGCCCTGCATCGTGGGCACGGCCGTCCTGAGCCTCGGCTCGCTGCTGGTGGCCTTCCCCCTGGGCGTGGGCACGGCCATCTACCTGAACGAGTACGCCCGCGCGCCCAGGCTCGTGCGCATCATCCGCCTGGGCATCAACAACCTCGCGGGCGTGCCCTCGGTGGTCTTCGGCCTCTTCGGCCTGGCCTTCTTCGTCATCACCCTGGGGCTCGGCGTCTCCATCCTGGCGGGCTGCCTGACGCTCGGCTTCCTGACCCTGCCGGTGATCATCGGCACGGCCGAGGAGGCCCTGCGCTCCGTGCCGCAGACCTACCGCGAGGCCTCCCTGGGGCTTGGCGCCACCAAGTTCCAGACCATCGTGCGCGTGGTTCTGCCCGCGGCCCTGCCCGGCATGCTCACCGGCTGCATCCTGGGCATCAGCCGCGCGGCGGGCGAGACCGCGGCCATCATGTTCACCGCCGCGGTCTTCTACACCCCGGAGATGCCCAAGAGCATCCTCTCCCCGGTCATGGCCCTGCCGTACCACATCTACGTCCTGGCCACGGCGGGCACGAACATCGACAAGACCCGGCCGCTGCAGTATGGCACCGCGCTCGTGCTCATCGGGCTGGTCTTCGGCATGAACCTCTTCGCCGTCTGGCTGCGCGCCCGCCTGCAGAAGCGGCGCTAG